The following are from one region of the Sphingomonas sp. J315 genome:
- a CDS encoding glutathione S-transferase family protein, whose translation MLTFYHSPQTRSGRTMWLLEESGLPFETRYVTIAQMDGSGAIDPANPHPDGRVPAIVHDRVLISESYAIAIYICDLAAKAGLGAPEGSAERGPFLAWLMWLATEMEPVIFARLYGGGGDLRAERNYDQVIRRIENALAKGPYLMGERFTAVDVMAGATIGWARHAFPESAAIDAWLARIGERPANQRACANDAELVPA comes from the coding sequence ATGCTGACCTTCTACCATTCACCGCAGACCCGATCGGGCCGCACCATGTGGCTGCTCGAGGAGAGCGGGCTGCCGTTCGAAACGCGTTATGTGACGATCGCGCAGATGGATGGCAGCGGCGCGATCGATCCCGCCAATCCGCATCCCGATGGCCGCGTGCCTGCGATCGTGCATGATCGCGTGCTGATCAGCGAAAGCTACGCCATCGCGATCTATATCTGCGATCTCGCCGCGAAAGCCGGGCTGGGCGCGCCGGAAGGTTCGGCCGAGCGGGGCCCGTTCCTCGCCTGGCTGATGTGGCTGGCGACCGAGATGGAACCGGTGATCTTCGCGCGGCTCTATGGCGGTGGCGGCGATCTGCGCGCCGAGCGCAACTATGATCAGGTAATCCGCCGGATCGAAAACGCGCTGGCCAAGGGGCCGTATCTGATGGGCGAGCGCTTCACCGCGGTCGATGTGATGGCTGGCGCAACGATTGGCTGGGCACGCCACGCCTTTCCCGAAAGCGCGGCGATCGACGCCTGGCTCGCCCGGATCGGCGAGCGGCCGGCCAACCAGCGCGCCTGCGCCAACGACGCCGAGCTTGTGCCCGCCTGA
- a CDS encoding helix-turn-helix transcriptional regulator: MRRADRLFQIIQLLRRQQRKPVTADAIADELETSKRTIYRDIATLMAQRVPIRGEAGIGYVLDSGFDLPPLMLTTDEVEAAVLGAQWVKAQGDRVLARAADDLIAKLAATVPEGMRDLVLEPVVATPPRWDEAPEPVDMTQLRLWCRKGFKLDLDYGDAEGRRTRRTIWPFLIGYRDALRMVFAWCELRQDFRSFRIDRIADATFREERYPYRPAALQSRWRKTL, translated from the coding sequence ATGCGCCGCGCCGACCGCCTCTTTCAGATCATCCAGCTGTTGCGCCGCCAGCAGCGTAAGCCCGTGACCGCCGACGCGATCGCCGACGAACTCGAGACGTCGAAACGCACAATCTATCGCGATATCGCCACGCTGATGGCCCAGCGCGTGCCGATCCGGGGTGAGGCCGGGATCGGCTATGTCCTCGACAGCGGCTTCGACCTCCCGCCGCTGATGCTGACCACCGATGAAGTCGAGGCGGCGGTGCTCGGCGCGCAATGGGTCAAGGCGCAGGGCGACCGGGTGTTGGCGCGTGCGGCCGACGATCTGATCGCCAAGCTCGCCGCGACCGTGCCGGAGGGGATGCGTGACCTGGTGCTGGAGCCGGTGGTGGCAACCCCGCCACGCTGGGACGAGGCACCCGAGCCGGTCGACATGACCCAGCTGCGCCTGTGGTGCCGAAAGGGGTTCAAGCTAGACCTCGATTATGGCGATGCCGAAGGGCGGCGGACGCGGCGCACGATCTGGCCCTTCCTGATCGGCTATCGCGATGCGCTGCGCATGGTGTTCGCCTGGTGCGAGCTGCGACAGGACTTCCGCAGCTTCCGGATCGACCGGATCGCGGACGCGACGTTTCGCGAGGAACGCTATCCGTACCGCCCTGCCGCGTTGCAATCGCGCTGGCGCAAGACGCTCTAA
- the radA gene encoding DNA repair protein RadA, which yields MAKPKKRYVCQACGSVSAQWAGQCADCGEWNTLVEDVGGVVTPFQAKHNLQGGGRMILMSGLDADVPLPARMSTGIAELDRALGGGFVEASATLIGGDPGIGKSTLLLQAAAKMALAGKSVAYVSGEEAADQVRLRARRLGLGNAPVQLASATSVRDILTTLGGATPPDLLVIDSIQTMHSDLIEGAPGTVSQVRASSQELIRFAKERGTALVLVGHVTKDGSLAGPRVLEHMVDTVLAFEGERSHQYRILRAVKNRFGGTDEIGVFAMQTEGLTEVGNPSSLFLTSRDESVSGTVVFPALEGTRPVLVEIQALVVRLASGATPRRAVVGWDSGRLAMILAVLEARCGLSFATSEVYLNIAGGYRVQDPAADLAVAAALLSALSERPVATDMVAFGEIALSGEVRPVAHGALRLKEAGKLGFTRAIAPAAQAKEGGVTLSGFRNLAGFVDYMLGR from the coding sequence ATGGCCAAACCGAAGAAACGTTACGTCTGTCAGGCATGCGGATCGGTGTCCGCGCAATGGGCGGGACAATGCGCCGATTGCGGAGAATGGAACACGCTGGTCGAGGATGTCGGCGGCGTCGTCACGCCGTTTCAGGCCAAGCATAACCTCCAGGGCGGCGGGCGGATGATCCTGATGTCGGGGCTCGATGCCGATGTCCCGCTGCCCGCGCGGATGAGCACCGGCATCGCCGAGCTCGACCGCGCGCTGGGCGGCGGCTTTGTCGAGGCGTCGGCGACCCTGATCGGTGGCGATCCCGGCATCGGCAAGTCGACGCTGCTACTTCAGGCGGCGGCCAAGATGGCGCTGGCGGGGAAGAGCGTCGCCTATGTCTCGGGCGAGGAGGCGGCGGACCAGGTGCGGCTGCGCGCGCGCCGCCTCGGTCTCGGCAACGCCCCGGTCCAGCTCGCCTCGGCAACCAGCGTGCGCGACATATTGACCACACTCGGCGGCGCGACCCCGCCCGATCTGCTGGTGATCGATTCGATCCAGACGATGCACAGCGACCTGATTGAAGGCGCGCCCGGCACGGTCAGCCAGGTCCGCGCATCGTCGCAGGAGCTGATCCGCTTCGCCAAGGAGCGCGGCACCGCGCTGGTGCTGGTCGGCCATGTCACCAAGGACGGCAGCCTCGCCGGGCCGCGCGTGCTCGAACATATGGTCGACACCGTATTGGCGTTCGAGGGTGAGCGCAGCCACCAGTATCGCATCCTGCGCGCGGTCAAGAACCGCTTCGGCGGCACCGACGAGATCGGCGTGTTCGCGATGCAGACCGAGGGGCTGACCGAAGTCGGCAACCCGTCCTCGCTGTTCCTTACCAGCCGCGACGAGAGCGTCAGCGGCACCGTGGTGTTCCCCGCGCTTGAGGGCACCCGCCCGGTGCTGGTGGAGATCCAGGCGCTCGTCGTCCGCCTTGCCTCGGGCGCTACCCCCCGCCGCGCGGTCGTGGGCTGGGACAGCGGGCGGCTGGCGATGATCCTCGCGGTGCTGGAGGCGCGCTGCGGCCTCAGCTTCGCGACCAGCGAAGTCTATCTCAACATCGCCGGCGGCTATCGCGTGCAGGACCCCGCCGCCGACCTCGCCGTCGCCGCCGCGCTGCTCTCCGCTTTGTCCGAACGCCCTGTCGCGACGGACATGGTCGCGTTCGGCGAGATTGCGCTGTCGGGGGAGGTGCGCCCGGTCGCACATGGCGCGCTGCGCCTGAAGGAAGCGGGCAAGCTTGGCTTCACCCGCGCGATCGCTCCTGCGGCGCAGGCGAAGGAGGGCGGCGTGACGTTAAGCGGATTCCGCAATCTCGCGGGGTTCGTCGATTACATGCTCGGTCGCTGA
- a CDS encoding helix-turn-helix transcriptional regulator, which produces MAIIVTLDELLHARRMTLTELAERIDLTLANASILKTGKAKAIRFSTLEAICRELDCQPGELLRYDTE; this is translated from the coding sequence ATGGCGATCATCGTGACGCTCGACGAACTGCTGCATGCACGGCGAATGACGCTGACCGAACTGGCCGAGCGGATCGACCTGACGCTCGCCAACGCATCCATCCTCAAGACCGGCAAAGCCAAGGCGATCCGCTTCTCGACGCTGGAGGCGATCTGCCGTGAACTGGACTGCCAGCCGGGTGAACTGTTGCGCTATGACACGGAATGA
- a CDS encoding CvpA family protein: MGLTAIDILVLLGVGAAAITGFMRGFVTEVLSLMAWLLVVAAIRFLHTPVAAALAEPVGTVQGAAVLAFALLGGIAYFGGRVVANSIGSRTRSGFLGPVDRALGVAFGAIKGLILASLAFLLVALVVDTVSGGPAQRPEWMTQARTYPLLNATSASIAEFVDRRRRGEPVFGNDTDADDDALANGSDVVTSER, translated from the coding sequence ATGGGACTGACGGCGATCGACATCTTGGTGCTGCTGGGCGTCGGGGCCGCAGCGATCACCGGGTTCATGCGCGGCTTCGTCACCGAAGTGCTGTCGCTGATGGCGTGGCTGCTCGTCGTCGCCGCGATTCGATTTCTCCACACCCCCGTCGCCGCAGCGCTGGCCGAACCGGTCGGGACGGTGCAGGGGGCGGCGGTGCTCGCCTTCGCGCTGCTCGGCGGCATCGCCTATTTCGGTGGGCGCGTGGTTGCCAATTCGATCGGGTCGCGTACCCGCTCCGGGTTCCTCGGGCCGGTCGACCGCGCGCTCGGCGTGGCGTTCGGTGCGATCAAGGGGCTGATCCTCGCCAGCCTCGCCTTCCTGCTCGTCGCGCTGGTCGTCGACACGGTCAGCGGCGGCCCGGCGCAGCGCCCCGAATGGATGACCCAGGCACGGACCTATCCGTTGCTCAACGCTACCAGCGCCAGCATCGCCGAATTCGTCGACCGCCGCCGCCGCGGCGAACCGGTATTCGGCAACGACACCGACGCCGACGACGACGCGCTTGCGAACGGGTCGGACGTGGTTACATCGGAGCGATGA
- a CDS encoding iron-sulfur cluster assembly scaffold protein, translating to MTQPLYNTQILRLAASIPHHQRLASPMASIEKRSPVCGSRVAVDVDLDAEGRVVALGMQVRACALGQASASLMGAHAIGRTAAELDMTRAALTNWLAGECDTPPDWPGLDLFTPALPHSARHPSIRLAFEAVAEAAALALREKAA from the coding sequence ATGACCCAGCCGCTCTACAATACACAGATTTTGCGGCTCGCTGCCAGCATCCCCCATCACCAGCGCCTCGCCAGTCCGATGGCGAGCATCGAGAAACGCTCCCCGGTCTGCGGCAGCCGGGTGGCCGTCGATGTTGATCTCGACGCCGAGGGCCGCGTCGTTGCGCTCGGCATGCAGGTCCGCGCCTGCGCGCTCGGTCAGGCATCGGCGTCGCTGATGGGCGCGCACGCCATCGGTCGCACGGCGGCAGAACTCGATATGACCCGCGCGGCGCTGACAAACTGGCTGGCCGGGGAGTGCGACACGCCGCCCGATTGGCCCGGTCTCGATCTCTTCACCCCCGCACTCCCGCACAGCGCGCGCCACCCCTCGATCCGCCTCGCCTTCGAAGCGGTGGCCGAGGCTGCAGCACTCGCCCTCCGCGAAAAGGCCGCCTGA
- a CDS encoding monovalent cation:proton antiporter-2 (CPA2) family protein — translation MDHSAAHSFVAEGAPLLGFALLFVLIFRRMGLGATLGYLVAGALVGPQLLNLVGEAETKMGIAEFGIALLLFLVGLELSPSRLWRMKRDIFGFGLLQVVLCGLALSVVIGFGANFSLPAALALGLPLALSSTAQVLPMLQSAGRLRTPFGERAFSTLLFQDISIVPLITIIAILSRNPADAQGPSGWLLAIYTVAAITGLVLAGRYLLRPLFKLIGNWGERELFVFAGLFTVVGSAALMQSIGLSTALGAFIAGVMLADSPYRHELEADIEPFRSILLGLFFLSVGMMLDLSAIAERPVFVLGMAAALIATKTVVITGLAMAFRMPWRQALALGLLLSQGGEFGFVLFAQAQNALLIAPEAVSVFSAVVTLSMATTPFLMMFTARFRVEESEATGEREGPVSDGSNALIVGYGRFGQTVGQMLNAQGIGVTLIDTDIEMIDIAGQFGAKVYYGDGTRIDMLRQAGAADAQLILFCIDGDKIGPELVEAVHESFPNASIFVRTFDRRALLKLKGTPVKGVVREVMESAILMARKAMEAVDIDLEQIDRTEDLYRRRDRERLRIQHEAGSLLAAREAIMGDPDLDWRPGRRDAPDPLPSDTVEDDDRL, via the coding sequence ATGGACCACAGCGCCGCACACAGCTTCGTCGCAGAGGGCGCGCCGCTGCTCGGCTTCGCGCTGCTCTTCGTCCTGATCTTCCGCCGCATGGGGCTGGGCGCGACGCTCGGCTACCTCGTCGCCGGTGCTCTGGTCGGGCCGCAACTGCTCAACCTGGTGGGTGAGGCGGAGACCAAGATGGGCATCGCCGAATTCGGCATCGCCCTGCTGCTGTTTCTCGTCGGCCTCGAACTCAGCCCGTCGCGGCTGTGGCGCATGAAGCGCGACATTTTCGGCTTCGGCCTGCTGCAGGTCGTGCTGTGCGGACTGGCGCTCAGCGTGGTGATCGGATTCGGCGCGAATTTCTCGCTCCCCGCCGCGCTCGCGCTCGGCCTGCCGCTCGCTCTGTCCTCGACCGCACAGGTCCTGCCGATGCTGCAAAGCGCCGGGAGACTGCGCACCCCGTTCGGCGAACGCGCCTTCTCGACCTTGCTCTTTCAGGACATCTCGATCGTCCCGCTGATCACGATCATCGCGATCCTCAGCCGCAATCCGGCGGATGCGCAGGGCCCTTCCGGCTGGCTGCTCGCCATCTACACCGTCGCCGCAATCACCGGACTGGTACTCGCGGGCCGCTACCTGCTGCGCCCGTTGTTCAAGCTGATCGGTAATTGGGGCGAGCGCGAATTGTTCGTATTTGCCGGCCTGTTCACCGTCGTCGGCAGCGCCGCGCTGATGCAGTCGATCGGCCTCTCGACGGCGCTCGGCGCATTCATCGCGGGCGTGATGCTCGCCGACAGTCCCTACCGGCACGAGCTGGAGGCGGACATCGAGCCGTTCCGCTCGATTCTGCTCGGCCTGTTCTTCCTTTCGGTCGGCATGATGCTCGACCTGTCGGCCATCGCCGAGCGCCCGGTGTTCGTGCTCGGCATGGCCGCCGCGCTGATTGCGACCAAGACAGTGGTTATCACCGGCCTCGCCATGGCATTCCGCATGCCGTGGCGTCAGGCGCTCGCATTGGGCCTGTTGCTCAGCCAGGGCGGCGAATTCGGCTTCGTCCTGTTCGCCCAGGCGCAGAACGCGCTGCTGATCGCGCCCGAAGCGGTCAGCGTGTTCAGTGCGGTCGTCACCCTGTCGATGGCGACCACGCCGTTCCTGATGATGTTCACCGCCCGCTTCCGCGTCGAGGAGAGCGAAGCGACCGGCGAGCGCGAAGGCCCGGTGTCCGACGGGTCGAACGCGCTGATCGTCGGCTATGGCCGCTTCGGCCAGACGGTGGGTCAGATGCTCAATGCCCAGGGCATCGGGGTCACGCTGATCGACACCGATATCGAGATGATCGACATCGCCGGCCAGTTCGGGGCCAAGGTCTATTATGGCGACGGCACCCGCATCGACATGCTGCGACAGGCGGGCGCGGCGGATGCGCAGCTGATCCTGTTCTGCATCGACGGCGACAAGATCGGCCCGGAACTGGTCGAGGCGGTGCACGAATCCTTCCCCAACGCATCGATCTTCGTGCGCACCTTCGATCGGCGCGCGCTGCTCAAGCTGAAGGGTACGCCGGTCAAGGGCGTAGTGCGCGAAGTGATGGAATCGGCGATCCTGATGGCGCGCAAGGCGATGGAGGCGGTCGATATCGACCTCGAACAGATCGACCGCACCGAAGATCTCTACCGCCGTCGCGACCGCGAACGGCTGCGCATCCAGCATGAAGCGGGCAGCCTGCTCGCCGCGCGGGAAGCGATCATGGGCGATCCCGACCTCGACTGGCGCCCCGGCCGTCGCGACGCGCCCGATCCGCTGCCGTCCGACACGGTCGAGGACGACGATCGCCTGTGA
- a CDS encoding diacylglycerol kinase, producing the protein MKNPKLRERVGFALAGWHAAWLREASFRTQAAVAIAALIGLIVLRPAPIWWAIVAVTVALVLALELINSALEAVIDPLHPGIHPEIKAAKDMLAGAVLMISVAAVAVGAALLIAQSDSWIEWLQ; encoded by the coding sequence GTGAAGAACCCCAAGCTTCGTGAGCGTGTCGGCTTTGCTCTGGCAGGATGGCACGCCGCCTGGCTACGCGAGGCAAGCTTTCGTACCCAGGCAGCCGTCGCCATAGCAGCGCTCATCGGCCTCATCGTTCTGCGGCCGGCACCAATCTGGTGGGCCATTGTCGCGGTTACGGTTGCGCTGGTGCTTGCGCTGGAGCTGATCAACTCGGCGCTGGAGGCGGTCATCGACCCGTTGCACCCCGGCATCCATCCCGAGATCAAGGCTGCAAAGGACATGCTGGCCGGAGCTGTGCTGATGATCAGCGTCGCGGCGGTCGCGGTAGGCGCGGCGCTGTTGATCGCTCAATCGGACAGCTGGATCGAGTGGCTGCAATGA
- a CDS encoding DUF423 domain-containing protein, translating to MNWLVALAALSGAIAVGAGAFGAHGAEGKAAEWLRTGGTYQLIHAVAALVAVQMGAKGPGWLFVAGGALFAGTLYAMALGAPRWLGAITPIGGAALIAAWLWLAWHARQG from the coding sequence ATGAACTGGCTCGTCGCATTGGCCGCCCTCTCGGGCGCTATCGCCGTCGGCGCAGGCGCGTTCGGGGCGCATGGGGCGGAGGGCAAGGCCGCCGAATGGCTGCGCACCGGTGGCACCTATCAGCTGATCCACGCGGTCGCGGCGCTGGTCGCGGTGCAGATGGGCGCGAAGGGACCGGGCTGGCTGTTCGTCGCGGGCGGCGCGCTCTTTGCCGGGACGCTCTACGCCATGGCGCTCGGCGCACCGCGCTGGCTCGGCGCAATCACCCCGATCGGCGGTGCCGCGCTGATCGCTGCCTGGCTGTGGCTGGCGTGGCACGCACGACAAGGCTGA
- a CDS encoding EAL domain-containing protein, translating into MDEIPSGARAMSESEQAVQSSALREIIAHASDRSSPDAVISRALQAVRAHLGLQVAYVSEFVGNDSVFRVVDAPGLEHLAKAGDVHSLDDVYCRHILEGRLPELIPDTAAEPIAAAMPITGAVPIGAHVSVPIRLSDGRTYGMFCCLGPFANPSLNPRDLGMMRAFADLAAFEIERDLGNREETAASRAAIEQIIAGELMEIHYQPIFSLSQGRPAGYEALARISVEPYRSPDKWFDQASRIGMGVAFELFAIDRALRGLSQLPDHSYLSVNASPATAMSPDLTDILRRAPLNRVVLEVTEHDRVSDICTLLERLAPLRAEGLKIAVDDAGSGYSGLQQIIQMRPDLVKLDRFLIEDIQHDPGRRALAAGLMMFARDTGSRLIAEGVEREDELAVLRALGIDLIQGYLLGRPQPLAAIVAENAVGLRAAS; encoded by the coding sequence ATGGATGAGATCCCAAGCGGGGCACGCGCGATGTCGGAGAGTGAACAAGCCGTCCAGTCATCGGCGTTGCGCGAGATCATCGCGCACGCCAGCGACCGTTCGAGTCCCGACGCGGTCATCAGCCGCGCGTTACAGGCGGTACGCGCGCATCTCGGCCTGCAGGTCGCCTATGTCTCCGAATTCGTCGGCAATGATTCGGTGTTCCGCGTCGTCGATGCGCCGGGGCTGGAGCACCTCGCCAAGGCCGGCGACGTCCATTCGCTCGACGATGTCTATTGTCGGCATATCCTGGAGGGGCGGCTACCCGAACTGATCCCCGACACCGCCGCCGAACCGATCGCGGCAGCGATGCCGATTACCGGCGCGGTGCCGATCGGCGCGCATGTCAGCGTGCCGATCCGGCTGTCGGACGGGCGCACCTATGGCATGTTCTGCTGCCTCGGACCCTTCGCCAATCCATCCCTGAACCCGCGCGATCTGGGCATGATGCGCGCCTTTGCCGATCTGGCTGCGTTCGAGATCGAGCGTGACCTGGGCAATCGCGAAGAAACCGCCGCGTCGCGCGCGGCGATCGAACAGATCATTGCCGGTGAGTTGATGGAGATCCACTATCAGCCGATCTTCAGCCTCTCACAGGGACGGCCTGCCGGTTACGAGGCACTCGCGCGGATCAGCGTCGAACCCTATCGCTCGCCCGACAAATGGTTCGATCAGGCCAGTCGCATTGGCATGGGCGTGGCGTTCGAGCTGTTCGCGATCGACCGTGCGTTGCGCGGCCTGTCGCAGCTTCCCGACCATAGCTATCTGTCGGTCAACGCCAGCCCGGCCACGGCTATGTCGCCCGATCTGACCGATATCCTGCGCCGCGCGCCGCTCAACCGCGTCGTGCTGGAAGTCACCGAGCATGACCGGGTTTCGGACATCTGCACGCTGCTGGAGCGTCTCGCACCGCTGCGCGCCGAGGGGCTGAAGATCGCGGTGGACGATGCCGGATCGGGCTATAGCGGGCTGCAGCAGATCATCCAGATGCGCCCAGATCTGGTGAAGCTCGACCGGTTCCTGATCGAGGACATCCAGCATGATCCGGGCCGCCGCGCACTCGCCGCCGGACTGATGATGTTTGCGCGCGATACGGGCAGCCGGTTGATTGCCGAGGGTGTCGAACGCGAGGACGAACTGGCGGTGCTGCGCGCGCTCGGCATCGATCTGATCCAGGGCTATTTGCTGGGACGGCCGCAGCCGCTGGCGGCGATCGTTGCGGAAAATGCGGTCGGGCTGCGCGCGGCGAGCTGA
- a CDS encoding M1 family metallopeptidase produces MRILTLAALLLASTAPALAQTAKVAPVLTTPEAKDVWTYARPAEARVTHVDLDLHLDFAAKTISGVAVLDIEVAKGAKEIVLDTLDLNIAAVTNENHVKLSHKVGPKDPQLGSPLTVQLDGAKKIRIAYVASPGARALQWLTPEQTQSKTLPFLFSQGQSINNRSWIPTQDSPGIRQTWSATITVPDGFVPVMSGQMLDGDKGELVPHYRRKFRFRMDNPVPPYLIAIAVGDLKFKEVGPRTGVWAEAGMIDAAVSEFADIEKMIDAAQALYGPYRWGRYDMLVLPPSFPYGGMENPNLTFFTPTIITGDKSNTDVLAHELAHSWSGNLVTNATWADGWLNEGFTTYFENRIMEALYGKERAAIYSDLDYAGMLRDVKNAGGEAAPSTRLRGEPGGDAGQLAYLKGSIFLRTIEVAVGRTRWDAYLRGYFDRYAFQPQTSAGFLADIRTHLIKGDKALEARLQLDRWVYQPGVPSNAVQVKSATLAKVDAQLAAFNAGGPASAIDAKGWQTQQWQRLLGNLPRQQSAARLAELDAALGLTRSQNAYVQSAWFDLAIANRYEPVVPALEEYLTRVGRNLLVTPLYRGLKAQGEWGEPIARQIFAKAKPGYHPVTVGGGDANPRPEVT; encoded by the coding sequence ATGCGTATCCTGACCCTCGCAGCCTTGCTGCTCGCCTCCACTGCCCCCGCCCTCGCCCAGACCGCCAAGGTCGCGCCGGTCCTGACCACGCCCGAGGCGAAGGATGTGTGGACCTATGCCCGTCCCGCCGAAGCGCGGGTGACTCATGTCGATCTCGACCTGCACCTTGATTTCGCGGCGAAGACGATCAGCGGGGTCGCGGTGCTGGATATCGAGGTGGCGAAGGGTGCGAAGGAGATCGTGCTCGACACGCTCGACCTCAATATCGCGGCGGTGACCAACGAGAATCACGTCAAGCTGTCGCACAAGGTCGGCCCGAAAGACCCGCAGCTCGGCAGCCCGCTGACCGTCCAGCTCGACGGGGCGAAGAAGATCCGCATCGCCTATGTCGCCAGCCCCGGTGCCCGCGCGCTGCAATGGCTCACCCCCGAGCAGACTCAGAGCAAGACCCTGCCCTTCCTGTTCAGCCAGGGGCAGTCGATCAACAATCGCAGCTGGATTCCAACGCAGGACAGTCCGGGTATCCGCCAGACCTGGTCGGCGACAATTACCGTTCCCGACGGCTTTGTTCCAGTCATGAGTGGCCAGATGCTGGATGGCGACAAGGGCGAGCTGGTCCCGCACTATCGCCGCAAGTTCCGCTTCCGGATGGACAATCCGGTCCCGCCCTATCTGATCGCGATCGCGGTGGGCGACCTCAAGTTCAAGGAAGTCGGACCGCGCACCGGGGTTTGGGCCGAGGCGGGGATGATCGACGCCGCCGTCTCCGAATTCGCCGATATCGAGAAGATGATCGATGCGGCCCAGGCGCTGTACGGCCCCTATCGCTGGGGCCGCTACGACATGCTCGTGCTGCCGCCGTCCTTCCCCTATGGCGGGATGGAGAACCCCAATCTCACCTTCTTTACCCCGACGATCATTACGGGCGACAAGTCGAACACCGACGTCCTCGCGCATGAGCTTGCGCATAGCTGGTCGGGGAACCTCGTCACCAACGCGACCTGGGCGGACGGGTGGCTGAACGAGGGCTTCACCACCTATTTCGAGAACCGGATCATGGAGGCGCTGTACGGCAAGGAGCGTGCGGCGATCTATTCCGACCTGGATTATGCGGGGATGCTGCGCGACGTGAAGAATGCAGGCGGCGAGGCGGCACCGTCGACGCGGCTGCGTGGCGAGCCGGGGGGCGATGCGGGGCAGCTCGCGTATCTGAAGGGCAGCATCTTCCTGCGCACGATCGAGGTCGCGGTGGGACGGACCCGCTGGGACGCCTATCTGCGCGGTTATTTCGACCGGTACGCCTTCCAGCCGCAGACCAGCGCGGGGTTCCTCGCCGATATCCGCACGCATCTGATCAAGGGCGACAAGGCGCTGGAGGCCAGGCTGCAGCTCGACCGCTGGGTCTATCAGCCGGGCGTGCCGTCGAACGCGGTACAGGTGAAATCGGCGACCTTGGCCAAGGTCGATGCGCAGCTCGCCGCGTTCAACGCGGGCGGACCGGCGTCGGCGATCGACGCCAAAGGATGGCAGACGCAGCAATGGCAGCGGCTGCTCGGCAACCTCCCCCGCCAGCAGAGCGCGGCGCGGCTGGCCGAGCTGGACGCGGCGCTGGGGCTGACGCGGTCGCAGAACGCCTATGTCCAGTCGGCATGGTTCGATCTGGCGATCGCCAACCGCTACGAACCCGTCGTGCCGGCGCTGGAGGAGTATCTGACCCGCGTCGGCCGCAATTTGCTGGTGACGCCGCTCTATCGCGGGCTGAAGGCACAGGGCGAATGGGGCGAACCGATCGCGCGGCAGATCTTTGCGAAGGCGAAGCCGGGCTACCATCCGGTGACGGTGGGGGGCGGTGACGCGAATCCTCGACCCGAAGTGACCTGA
- a CDS encoding PRC-barrel domain-containing protein has protein sequence MNPTVDSPNPLIASDRVEGTTVYDTSGEKLGHVERFMVDKVSGKAEYAVMAFGGLFGIGHRHYPVPWQALTYDTDKDGYVVSLSKEKLENAPYYDREGDEPSYDRAYGQEVYAYYGVPYL, from the coding sequence ATGAATCCCACCGTCGACAGCCCAAATCCCCTGATCGCCTCTGACCGCGTCGAAGGCACGACCGTCTATGACACCTCCGGCGAAAAGCTCGGCCATGTCGAACGCTTCATGGTCGACAAGGTGTCGGGCAAGGCCGAATATGCCGTGATGGCGTTTGGTGGCCTGTTCGGCATCGGCCACCGCCATTATCCGGTGCCGTGGCAGGCGCTGACCTACGATACCGACAAGGACGGCTATGTCGTGTCGCTCAGCAAGGAAAAGCTGGAAAACGCGCCCTATTATGACCGCGAAGGCGACGAACCGAGCTACGACCGCGCCTATGGGCAGGAAGTGTACGCCTATTACGGCGTGCCGTACCTCTAG
- a CDS encoding DUF2842 domain-containing protein: protein MTPSWRKPVGAFAIVVLIIIWCVAVASLSRIVGQWPVLIQLVFYVFTGIVWILPLKPLLRWMETGRWGLPKP from the coding sequence ATGACCCCGTCTTGGCGCAAGCCTGTCGGCGCGTTCGCAATCGTCGTGCTGATCATCATCTGGTGCGTCGCGGTGGCGAGCCTGTCGCGGATCGTCGGCCAGTGGCCGGTCCTCATCCAGCTGGTCTTCTACGTCTTTACCGGGATCGTGTGGATCCTGCCGCTCAAACCACTGCTGCGCTGGATGGAAACCGGCCGCTGGGGGCTGCCCAAACCCTAG